The Luteitalea sp. genome has a window encoding:
- a CDS encoding 6-phosphofructokinase, which yields MSARGTLAILVGGGPAPGINAVISSATIEAINQGFSVVGVRDGFKHLVRRDTSQVRPLTIDDVSRVHLLGGSVLGTARENPTKAEESMRAVVETLEQAGVTSLVTIGGDDTALSSRTVAERSNGRIRTVHVPKTIDNDLPLPPHIPTFGFQTARHVGVELVRNLMEDARSTRRWYIVVAMGRTAGHLALGIGKAAGATLTVIAEEFSEPRLPFSHICDIVEGAIIKQRALGRGHGVAVLAEGVIEKLDPEELAELEDVERDEHGHIRFAEIDLARKVKAEVQGRLSQRDIKLTVTNKNLGYELRCCDPIPYDAEYCRDLGNGAIRFLMAGGSSAMVSIQGGRLVPIPFADLRDPETGKTRVRLVDTAAEGYRVARAYMIRLERDDFAHNAWVTKLAEAANLSVGTFRERFEPLGQWSVVSAR from the coding sequence ATGTCGGCTCGAGGCACACTCGCGATTCTCGTCGGCGGCGGTCCTGCGCCTGGGATCAACGCTGTCATCTCGTCGGCCACCATCGAGGCCATCAATCAAGGATTCTCTGTGGTTGGCGTGCGCGATGGGTTCAAACATCTCGTTCGTCGCGACACCTCGCAGGTCCGCCCGCTGACCATTGACGATGTATCGCGGGTGCACTTGCTTGGGGGATCGGTGCTCGGCACGGCGCGTGAGAATCCGACCAAGGCCGAAGAGTCGATGCGGGCCGTGGTCGAGACGTTGGAGCAGGCTGGCGTCACCTCGCTCGTCACGATCGGTGGCGACGATACGGCGCTGTCCTCACGGACGGTGGCGGAGCGCTCCAATGGACGCATTCGGACGGTGCACGTGCCGAAGACCATCGACAACGATCTCCCGCTGCCTCCGCACATCCCCACCTTCGGCTTTCAAACCGCGCGGCACGTGGGCGTCGAGCTGGTGCGCAACCTCATGGAGGATGCGCGCTCGACGCGTCGCTGGTACATCGTCGTGGCCATGGGCCGGACGGCGGGTCACCTCGCGCTCGGTATCGGCAAGGCGGCAGGTGCCACCTTGACCGTCATCGCCGAGGAGTTCTCGGAGCCGCGTCTCCCCTTCTCGCACATCTGCGACATCGTCGAAGGCGCGATTATCAAGCAGCGCGCGCTCGGCCGGGGCCACGGCGTCGCCGTGCTCGCCGAAGGCGTGATCGAGAAGCTGGATCCGGAGGAGCTCGCGGAGCTGGAGGACGTCGAGCGCGACGAGCACGGGCACATTCGCTTTGCGGAGATCGACCTCGCGCGCAAGGTCAAGGCGGAAGTGCAAGGACGACTCAGCCAGCGGGATATCAAGCTCACGGTGACGAACAAGAACCTCGGGTACGAGCTGAGGTGCTGCGATCCAATCCCATACGACGCGGAGTACTGCCGCGATCTCGGCAACGGCGCGATTCGGTTTCTCATGGCCGGCGGCAGCAGCGCCATGGTGAGCATCCAGGGAGGGCGGCTGGTGCCCATCCCGTTTGCCGACCTCCGCGATCCCGAGACGGGCAAGACGCGGGTGCGCCTGGTCGACACGGCAGCAGAGGGGTATCGCGTCGCGCGCGCGTACATGATTCGGCTCGAGCGCGACGATTTCGCGCACAACGCATGGGTGACCAAGCTTGCCGAAGCGGCGAATCTCTCCGTGGGAACGTTCCGAGAGCGATTCGAGCCTCTGGGTCAGTGGTCAGTGGTCAGTGCCCGATGA
- a CDS encoding serine hydrolase, with protein MRRLLLVAFVLLARLASPAAADPLADRIAEITKGFKGTVVLYAKNLRTGREVASNPDDRVRTASTIKLPILCALQSLVAQGKVKWDEPLVLKPEDKVSGSGVLQSLADGTDLTVRNLAILMIIVSDNTATNLLIDRIGADTVNEYLDTIGLTQTRLNRKIIGGDEPPTGWSNAGMVEENRRFGLGVSTPREMVTLLEQLHQGKIVSAAASKDVVDILKKQQVTASMGRHAPQDWTVASKSGSLNALRSDVGIIYSHADPVALAITVEDMPETDYSPDNVGEKLIWQLTELLVEGLSAPL; from the coding sequence ATGCGCCGCCTACTGCTCGTCGCGTTCGTCTTGCTCGCACGGCTCGCGTCGCCGGCCGCCGCCGATCCACTGGCCGACCGAATCGCCGAGATCACGAAGGGGTTCAAGGGGACGGTGGTCCTCTACGCCAAGAACCTGAGAACCGGCCGGGAGGTTGCGTCCAACCCAGACGACCGCGTACGGACGGCGAGCACGATCAAGCTGCCCATTCTTTGCGCGCTGCAATCGCTCGTGGCTCAGGGCAAGGTGAAATGGGACGAGCCGCTGGTCCTGAAGCCCGAGGACAAGGTCTCCGGCTCCGGCGTTCTCCAGAGCCTGGCCGACGGCACCGACCTCACGGTCCGAAACCTCGCCATCCTCATGATCATCGTCAGCGACAACACGGCCACGAATCTGCTCATCGACCGCATCGGTGCAGACACCGTCAACGAATATCTCGATACGATTGGCCTCACCCAAACACGGTTGAATCGCAAAATCATCGGCGGTGATGAGCCGCCCACCGGCTGGAGCAACGCTGGGATGGTCGAGGAGAACAGGCGCTTCGGTCTCGGCGTGTCGACACCGCGTGAGATGGTGACGCTGCTCGAGCAGCTGCACCAGGGCAAGATCGTGAGCGCCGCCGCCTCGAAAGACGTCGTCGACATCCTGAAGAAGCAGCAGGTCACCGCCTCGATGGGCCGGCATGCCCCACAGGATTGGACGGTCGCCAGCAAGAGCGGCTCGCTCAACGCGCTCCGCAGCGACGTGGGCATCATCTACAGCCACGCGGACCCGGTGGCGCTGGCCATCACGGTCGAAGACATGCCGGAAACGGACTATTCCCCGGACAACGTGGGAGAGAAGCTGATCTGGCAGCTGACGGAGCTGCTCGTCGAGGGCCTGTCGGCACCTTTGTAG
- a CDS encoding PadR family transcriptional regulator: MPKRGSVPMQGELLQGTLDLLILKTLALGPAHGHTIAHAIEHRSEEVLQVEHGSLYPALHRLEDRGWIASFWGTSANNRRARYYRLTHKGRAQLAAQTSRWDEIVRAVNRILRPAE, translated from the coding sequence ATGCCGAAACGAGGCAGTGTGCCGATGCAGGGAGAGTTGCTCCAGGGAACCCTCGACCTGCTGATCCTCAAAACCCTCGCACTCGGGCCAGCCCACGGACACACGATCGCCCACGCGATCGAGCACCGGTCCGAGGAGGTGCTACAAGTGGAGCACGGGTCGCTGTATCCCGCGCTCCACAGGCTCGAGGATCGCGGCTGGATAGCCTCCTTCTGGGGAACGTCGGCGAACAATCGCCGCGCCCGCTATTACCGTCTCACACACAAGGGACGTGCACAGCTGGCGGCACAGACCTCGCGGTGGGACGAGATCGTCCGCGCGGTCAATCGGATTCTCCGTCCAGCCGAGTGA
- a CDS encoding metal-dependent hydrolase, whose protein sequence is MSDCGRIRHTGKEESMWQARAITAVVSSAVLMAAVLQAQPERHRRERGLAVATYNIHHGSGNEDCTTPPAEPGQPPNADCNLNLGRIAHVIRSLDANIVGLQEVDRFWARSGDVDQPRALAHMLRMHSCYGANLDHPADGHANVPHQYGTAILSVWPIQGCQNTLLPRTDPANEQRGLLEARINVGHVPLHFYGTHLQHNSLDDRIVQVETIADRVAMAEQPVVVVGDLNAVPTEPSLPPLLALLTDVWVAAGEGDGFTIPARPDAPPDRRIDYVLVSPDLTVRSASVAVNNVTAMASDHYPVAATLAIRK, encoded by the coding sequence ATGTCCGACTGTGGCAGAATCAGGCACACTGGGAAGGAGGAGAGCATGTGGCAAGCGAGAGCGATAACGGCAGTCGTTTCATCGGCGGTGCTCATGGCAGCGGTCCTTCAGGCGCAGCCGGAGCGCCACCGGCGCGAGCGTGGCCTCGCCGTCGCGACCTACAATATCCATCACGGCAGCGGAAACGAGGACTGCACGACGCCGCCGGCCGAGCCGGGACAGCCTCCGAACGCGGACTGCAACCTCAACCTGGGGCGCATCGCGCACGTGATTCGGTCGCTCGATGCGAACATCGTGGGCTTGCAGGAGGTGGATCGCTTCTGGGCGCGCAGCGGCGACGTCGACCAGCCACGTGCGCTGGCCCACATGCTGCGCATGCATTCGTGCTACGGCGCCAACCTCGATCACCCCGCGGATGGTCACGCGAACGTGCCGCACCAATATGGCACCGCCATCCTGAGCGTGTGGCCGATTCAAGGGTGCCAGAACACACTGCTGCCACGCACGGACCCGGCCAACGAGCAGCGCGGCCTTCTCGAGGCGCGCATCAATGTGGGACACGTGCCACTCCATTTCTATGGCACACACCTGCAGCACAACAGTCTCGACGATCGGATCGTACAGGTCGAAACCATTGCTGACCGTGTCGCGATGGCAGAGCAGCCGGTGGTGGTCGTCGGCGACCTGAACGCCGTTCCGACCGAGCCGTCACTGCCGCCGCTCCTCGCACTGCTCACGGACGTATGGGTCGCGGCGGGCGAGGGGGACGGCTTCACGATCCCGGCGCGGCCAGACGCTCCGCCAGATCGCCGCATCGACTATGTGCTCGTGTCCCCGGACCTGACGGTTCGCTCGGCCAGCGTGGCCGTCAACAACGTGACGGCGATGGCTTCGGATCACTATCCGGTCGCTGCCACCCTGGCGATCCGCAAATAG
- a CDS encoding amidohydrolase family protein encodes MRNTRPSARQRSCSAVSLLALLVGLSGSPLAQPSATFAIVGAQIVDGSGNEPFEGTILVRDGRIAQASPDVEVPDGVRVIDGRGKTVLPGLFDLHVHLFGRGVGRLTTDLSKHLAAYLYCGVTTIAELGTSPTHFAAVRDLLASADVHGPRVALAARLAVPGGHGTEGGWPSAHTQRVSTPEEAQAAVDRVARFRPDLLKVFADGWRYGTNPDLASMDLDTLEALTYQGRKHGLRVLTHTVTAQGARVAADAGVAVIGHGIGDEVADTRLANGLRQRNMTYAPTLSVYELRSRDRWTQLLWHLVEPATRERLESTATNLASGQGNGAPSPAGNAAELAPREKRWQVLIDNVAKLREQGVRFAVGTDAGVGGTPHGWSTLHEVQLLVEGGLTPLEALTAATGNSAWALGVEHDRGFISSGKRADLLLVDGDPVADITAIEQIAQVFLDGQAVDRGALERLMTSEAPTPLPVVSITSPLIDDFEGRDGQTSRGTYWIDETESGAHATRVDMTHVARGGGRALRVTATMSDTKEPFATVSVPLSAAGLWPVDVSRFRGIRFEARGEGRYRVLLETRNVRDEVYHESSFAASSKWIPVAIHFASVSQPRSGVRVPWTGKDLTAITFELARQPGSSAWIEIDNLQLYR; translated from the coding sequence ATGCGAAACACACGGCCGTCAGCCCGACAACGATCGTGCAGTGCTGTGAGTCTGTTGGCGCTGCTTGTCGGGCTGAGCGGGTCACCCTTGGCCCAGCCGTCCGCCACGTTCGCGATTGTCGGCGCCCAGATCGTCGACGGGTCGGGTAACGAGCCGTTCGAGGGCACGATTCTCGTGCGCGACGGGCGCATCGCGCAGGCCAGTCCCGACGTGGAAGTGCCGGACGGCGTCCGCGTGATCGACGGGCGCGGCAAGACGGTGCTCCCTGGCCTGTTCGACTTGCACGTGCATCTCTTCGGGCGCGGCGTGGGTCGGCTGACGACGGATCTGAGCAAGCACTTGGCAGCGTATCTCTACTGCGGCGTGACCACGATCGCAGAGCTGGGCACGAGCCCGACACACTTTGCGGCGGTGCGAGACCTTCTGGCATCAGCCGATGTCCACGGTCCGCGCGTCGCGTTGGCGGCCCGTTTGGCGGTGCCGGGCGGACACGGCACCGAGGGCGGATGGCCATCCGCGCACACACAGCGCGTGTCCACGCCGGAGGAAGCACAGGCCGCGGTCGACCGCGTTGCACGGTTCCGGCCGGACCTCCTCAAGGTGTTTGCCGACGGCTGGCGTTACGGGACGAATCCGGATCTCGCGAGCATGGATCTCGACACCCTCGAAGCACTGACCTACCAAGGGCGCAAACATGGCTTGCGCGTGCTCACGCATACGGTCACGGCTCAAGGTGCGCGTGTTGCGGCCGATGCGGGCGTGGCGGTAATTGGCCACGGCATTGGAGACGAGGTGGCGGACACGCGGCTGGCGAACGGTCTTCGCCAGCGCAATATGACCTACGCCCCCACGCTCAGCGTGTACGAGCTGCGCAGCCGCGATCGCTGGACGCAGTTGTTGTGGCATCTGGTAGAGCCGGCCACCCGGGAACGACTCGAATCGACCGCCACCAACCTAGCGTCTGGTCAAGGCAACGGTGCGCCGTCGCCTGCGGGTAACGCTGCCGAGCTCGCGCCACGCGAGAAGCGATGGCAGGTGCTCATCGACAACGTTGCCAAGCTTCGCGAGCAGGGCGTTCGCTTTGCTGTTGGGACGGACGCCGGCGTCGGGGGAACCCCGCACGGCTGGTCGACGCTTCATGAGGTGCAGCTGCTCGTCGAAGGCGGGCTGACCCCGCTCGAGGCGCTCACGGCTGCGACGGGGAATAGCGCCTGGGCGCTTGGCGTCGAGCATGACCGCGGGTTCATTTCGTCGGGCAAGCGTGCGGATCTCCTGCTCGTCGATGGTGACCCAGTGGCCGACATCACGGCCATCGAGCAGATCGCGCAGGTCTTTCTCGACGGGCAAGCCGTAGATCGTGGCGCGCTCGAGCGGCTGATGACGAGTGAGGCGCCCACGCCGCTGCCCGTCGTCTCGATCACGAGTCCGCTCATCGACGACTTCGAGGGGCGCGACGGTCAGACGTCGCGCGGCACGTACTGGATTGACGAGACAGAGTCTGGCGCGCACGCGACTCGCGTGGACATGACGCACGTGGCGAGAGGGGGAGGCCGGGCGCTTCGTGTCACGGCGACCATGAGCGACACGAAGGAGCCGTTTGCCACGGTGTCGGTGCCGCTCAGCGCGGCCGGCCTCTGGCCGGTGGATGTGAGCCGATTCCGCGGCATTCGCTTCGAGGCACGTGGTGAGGGACGCTATCGCGTGCTGCTCGAGACGCGCAACGTCCGCGACGAGGTGTACCACGAATCCAGCTTCGCTGCGTCCTCGAAGTGGATACCGGTGGCGATTCATTTCGCCTCCGTCTCCCAGCCGCGCTCTGGCGTGCGTGTGCCTTGGACCGGGAAGGATCTCACGGCGATTACGTTCGAGCTTGCTCGACAGCCCGGCTCATCGGCCTGGATTGAGATCGACAATCTCCAGTTGTATCGCTGA
- a CDS encoding 6-phosphofructokinase, translating to MKRIGIVVGGGPAPGTNGVISAAAIEALNAGVVPIGFHEGFTWLAQRYTDEQHELSIDEISRVHLDGGVLLGASRTDLTRDPEALENTIAALKKLHIDALIAIGGDDLVRSVVALEARAGSSLRVVQVPKSIDNDLWMPLPVPTLGYQTARHVGVELVKALMEDARTTGRWYLGVTMGRPTGHLTLGIGKAASVTCTIIPEEFPDGRICLGDVADIVEGAIIKRRALGRSHGVVLLSEALVERFDPHEVQELQDVDRDAQGNIRVTEVALGRKVKAEVERRLERRSVKVTLVDKTIGYELRSAPPIPLDAEYARDLGYAAVEYLIAGGSGALITIQGGEMQPIPFRDILDPATGRGRLRAVDIDTEGYQVARHYMVRLGPRDFEDPDWVARLADAGKLSVEEFRARFGKLAA from the coding sequence ATCAAACGAATCGGCATTGTCGTCGGTGGTGGGCCGGCGCCGGGCACCAACGGCGTCATCTCTGCCGCTGCTATCGAAGCGTTGAATGCGGGCGTGGTGCCAATCGGCTTCCACGAGGGCTTCACTTGGTTGGCGCAGCGGTACACCGACGAGCAGCACGAGCTCTCGATCGACGAGATCTCGCGTGTGCACCTGGACGGCGGCGTATTGCTCGGCGCATCGCGCACCGACCTCACGCGTGATCCAGAGGCACTGGAGAACACGATCGCGGCGCTCAAGAAGTTACACATCGACGCCCTCATCGCTATCGGCGGTGACGATCTCGTCCGGAGCGTGGTGGCGCTCGAGGCCCGCGCTGGTAGCAGCTTGCGCGTCGTGCAAGTGCCCAAGAGCATCGACAACGATCTGTGGATGCCGCTGCCCGTGCCGACGCTCGGGTACCAGACGGCGCGCCACGTAGGCGTCGAGCTCGTGAAGGCGCTGATGGAAGACGCGCGAACGACCGGGCGCTGGTATCTCGGCGTCACCATGGGCCGACCGACCGGCCACCTGACGCTCGGCATCGGCAAAGCTGCGAGCGTGACCTGCACGATCATTCCCGAAGAGTTCCCGGACGGGCGGATCTGCCTGGGCGACGTTGCCGACATTGTCGAGGGAGCCATCATCAAGCGGCGCGCCCTTGGCCGATCACACGGCGTCGTGTTGCTCTCGGAAGCGTTGGTCGAGCGCTTCGACCCGCACGAGGTGCAGGAGCTCCAGGATGTCGACCGCGATGCGCAAGGCAACATTCGCGTGACCGAAGTGGCCCTCGGGCGCAAGGTCAAGGCGGAGGTCGAGCGACGGCTCGAGCGCCGCAGCGTGAAGGTGACTCTCGTCGACAAGACGATTGGGTACGAGCTCCGTTCTGCACCGCCGATCCCCCTCGACGCGGAGTACGCTCGCGATCTCGGCTATGCTGCCGTCGAATATCTCATCGCCGGCGGCTCCGGCGCCCTCATCACGATTCAGGGTGGTGAGATGCAGCCGATCCCGTTCCGCGACATCCTCGATCCGGCCACCGGCCGCGGACGACTGCGCGCCGTCGACATCGACACCGAGGGATACCAGGTTGCCCGCCACTACATGGTCCGCCTCGGTCCGCGCGACTTCGAGGATCCCGACTGGGTGGCGCGGCTGGCCGACGCCGGCAAGCTGTCGGTCGAAGAGTTCCGCGCGCGCTTCGGTAAGCTCGCCGCGTGA
- a CDS encoding tetratricopeptide repeat protein: MPARGRPFIVLVLAVLPAVQATAAAQGEPARAKAVYARAVELEANGNHAAALPLLWEAAELAPGEADVQHHLGLALERAGLIEAAIEAYRRAIARRPTFPKATSNLVLALVKTGQAREAVGLARTSLAAAPNDPDRHFILGLAQSEQDLAAAIESFRRALALRPAHGLARYNLALALKRADRLPEAIVALERLLETESRPEAYYTLGVIYWQQGDLERAARTLGAAVAAEPEYADAHYSLGAVLMAQRKWVAAATSLRRAITLRPEEPGAYYTLAQVLRQAGDDAAARTNLTESERLRQRARLQHEASVLTYIGVRQLESGDAMGALEHLRRATQVSADHALAHYHMGRALERLGLLEESRAALARARRLNPDLQHLPDSR, from the coding sequence ATGCCCGCTCGAGGCCGGCCGTTCATAGTGCTCGTCTTGGCGGTGTTGCCCGCTGTACAGGCAACCGCCGCCGCGCAGGGGGAGCCCGCGCGTGCGAAGGCAGTGTACGCGCGCGCGGTGGAGCTCGAAGCGAACGGCAATCATGCTGCAGCGCTTCCGCTGCTCTGGGAGGCGGCGGAGCTCGCGCCGGGCGAAGCCGACGTGCAGCACCACCTGGGGCTGGCACTCGAGCGGGCGGGGCTGATCGAGGCCGCCATCGAGGCTTACCGCCGGGCCATCGCGCGGCGCCCGACGTTTCCGAAGGCCACCAGCAATCTGGTACTGGCCCTGGTCAAGACAGGGCAGGCACGTGAGGCCGTGGGGCTGGCGCGCACCTCACTGGCGGCAGCCCCCAACGATCCGGATCGGCACTTCATACTGGGACTGGCGCAGTCCGAGCAAGACCTCGCGGCGGCGATCGAGAGCTTCCGTCGTGCGCTGGCGCTCAGACCGGCCCACGGGCTCGCGCGCTACAACCTGGCACTTGCCCTCAAGCGCGCCGATCGGCTGCCGGAAGCCATCGTCGCGCTCGAGCGTTTGCTCGAAACCGAGTCGCGCCCCGAGGCGTACTACACCCTGGGAGTCATTTACTGGCAGCAGGGCGACCTGGAGCGCGCTGCGAGAACGCTCGGCGCCGCGGTTGCGGCGGAGCCGGAGTACGCCGATGCACATTACAGCTTGGGCGCGGTCCTGATGGCTCAGCGCAAGTGGGTCGCGGCTGCCACGTCGCTCCGTCGCGCGATCACGCTGCGTCCAGAGGAGCCGGGCGCGTACTATACGCTCGCGCAGGTCCTTCGACAGGCAGGAGACGACGCTGCCGCGCGCACGAACCTGACCGAGTCGGAGCGTCTGCGGCAACGCGCGAGGCTGCAGCACGAAGCCTCCGTGCTCACCTACATCGGTGTTCGCCAGCTCGAGAGCGGTGATGCGATGGGTGCACTCGAACACCTCCGGCGCGCGACACAGGTGTCCGCCGACCATGCCCTCGCCCACTACCACATGGGTCGGGCCCTCGAGCGCCTTGGCTTGCTCGAAGAGTCCCGTGCCGCCCTTGCTCGCGCACGGCGGCTAAACCCGGACCTGCAGCATCTTCCGGATTCACGATAG
- a CDS encoding DUF87 domain-containing protein, producing the protein MEDFEKLGAFYLGRPYDLSAKKREEAPLLYDSRDLVTHAVCVGMTGSGKTGLCTVLIEEALIDGVPAIVIDPKGDLGNLLLSFPDLAPESFQPWVNEDEARKLGVSAEELAAREAERWKTGLAEWGQSASRIKRLRDATEIALYTPGSTAGLPVNILQSFGAPPQEIRDDSDLFQERVTTTATSVLGLVGLAVDPLKSREHILVAKILEALWSDAVDASLPVLIQHVQKPPFDRVGALRVDDFYPENDRFALATVLNNLLAAPGFDAWLSGDPLDVSALLRSSSGKARCAIFSIAHLNDSERMFFVSLLLNEVLAWARSQSGTTSLRALLYMDEIFGFFPPVANPPSKEPLLLLLKQARAYGLGVVLATQNPVDLDYKGLANTGTWLIGRLQTERDKARVMDGLEGVSATAGGAFDRQAMEQLIAGLGKRLFLLHNVHDDELVIFESRWALSYLCGPLTRAQIKRLTPGSGSDAPTKGGPEASPVSRAAPGVPRAPATSAQPVGPVLPPEIVQHFLPTETLAGESQSDTPTTGPMTYQPMVLGAANLHFVDARKGVDVTRPVVALTPITTEAVPVDWARATLVDLSTGELESSPQDGAHFADLPSAAGKPASYGRWGKAFARWAYSSQTIELFKHPETGQLSKPGESERDFRARVDQSGREARDELVEKLREKYAPKQASLEERLRRAEQRLDKEQQDVSQSGIQTAVSVGATILGAMLGRKRLSVRTLGRAATAARGAGRVRRERDDVARASENVEAIRQQIADLEGRLKADLTKLDARARATGDLQTLAVRPRKADIEVTLVALAWVPATSA; encoded by the coding sequence ATGGAGGATTTCGAGAAGCTCGGCGCGTTCTATCTTGGCCGCCCTTATGACCTGTCTGCCAAGAAGCGGGAGGAGGCTCCGCTGCTGTACGACTCCCGGGACCTCGTCACGCATGCGGTCTGTGTCGGCATGACCGGCAGCGGCAAGACCGGCCTATGCACCGTCTTAATCGAAGAGGCCCTCATCGATGGTGTGCCAGCAATCGTGATCGATCCGAAAGGTGACCTCGGCAACCTCCTCCTATCGTTCCCCGACCTCGCGCCCGAGAGCTTCCAACCTTGGGTGAACGAAGACGAGGCACGCAAGCTAGGGGTGTCGGCCGAGGAGCTCGCGGCGCGCGAGGCCGAGCGCTGGAAGACGGGCCTGGCCGAATGGGGGCAGAGCGCCTCTCGGATCAAGCGCCTCCGCGATGCGACGGAGATCGCGCTCTACACGCCCGGCAGCACGGCCGGCTTACCGGTGAACATCCTCCAGTCCTTTGGCGCGCCCCCACAGGAAATCCGAGATGATAGCGACCTCTTCCAGGAGCGGGTCACGACGACGGCAACCAGCGTGCTGGGGCTCGTGGGGCTGGCCGTCGATCCGTTGAAGAGTCGCGAGCACATCCTCGTGGCGAAGATCCTCGAGGCGCTCTGGTCGGACGCCGTGGACGCGAGCCTCCCGGTCCTTATCCAGCACGTGCAAAAGCCGCCATTCGATCGCGTTGGTGCGCTCCGCGTGGACGACTTCTATCCCGAGAACGATCGCTTCGCGCTCGCGACCGTCTTGAACAATCTCCTCGCGGCGCCCGGATTCGACGCCTGGCTCTCGGGCGATCCGCTCGACGTGAGCGCCCTCCTGCGATCCTCGTCTGGCAAGGCACGCTGCGCCATCTTTTCCATCGCGCATCTGAACGACAGCGAGCGGATGTTCTTCGTGTCGCTGCTGTTGAACGAAGTGCTGGCCTGGGCGCGCAGCCAGTCGGGCACGACGAGCCTGCGGGCGCTGCTCTACATGGATGAGATCTTTGGATTCTTTCCGCCCGTGGCCAATCCGCCAAGCAAGGAGCCGCTCCTCCTGCTGCTGAAGCAGGCACGCGCCTACGGATTGGGCGTGGTCTTGGCGACGCAGAATCCAGTTGATCTGGATTACAAAGGGCTCGCCAACACCGGCACCTGGCTCATTGGACGCTTGCAAACCGAGCGCGACAAGGCACGCGTGATGGATGGCCTCGAGGGCGTCTCCGCGACGGCCGGCGGCGCCTTCGATCGGCAGGCCATGGAACAGCTGATCGCGGGGCTGGGAAAACGTCTCTTTCTCCTGCACAACGTGCACGACGATGAGCTCGTGATCTTCGAGTCGCGGTGGGCCCTCTCGTATCTGTGCGGGCCACTGACACGCGCGCAGATCAAACGGCTGACGCCCGGCTCCGGGTCCGATGCGCCCACCAAGGGTGGGCCGGAAGCGTCGCCTGTTTCGAGAGCGGCGCCGGGCGTGCCCCGTGCACCAGCCACGAGCGCGCAGCCGGTTGGTCCAGTGTTGCCGCCCGAAATCGTTCAACACTTCTTGCCCACGGAGACGCTCGCTGGTGAGTCCCAAAGCGACACGCCGACGACAGGACCGATGACATATCAGCCCATGGTGCTTGGCGCTGCCAACCTCCACTTCGTCGACGCGCGAAAAGGTGTCGACGTCACACGACCCGTCGTGGCCCTGACGCCCATCACCACCGAAGCGGTGCCGGTCGATTGGGCGCGTGCGACGCTGGTCGATCTCAGCACCGGCGAGCTGGAGTCATCACCGCAGGATGGTGCACACTTTGCCGATCTGCCGTCGGCGGCGGGCAAACCAGCAAGCTACGGCAGGTGGGGCAAAGCGTTCGCAAGATGGGCCTACAGCAGTCAGACGATCGAGCTGTTCAAGCATCCAGAGACGGGTCAGCTGTCGAAGCCCGGTGAATCGGAACGCGATTTCCGCGCGCGGGTCGACCAATCGGGACGCGAAGCCCGGGACGAGCTAGTCGAGAAGTTGCGGGAGAAGTACGCGCCCAAACAGGCGTCGCTTGAGGAGCGCCTGCGCCGCGCGGAGCAGCGGCTCGACAAGGAGCAGCAGGACGTGAGCCAGTCTGGTATCCAGACCGCAGTCTCCGTGGGTGCGACGATCCTGGGTGCGATGCTCGGTCGAAAACGTTTGAGCGTGCGCACCCTCGGCCGAGCGGCAACCGCGGCGCGCGGAGCGGGCCGCGTGCGGCGCGAACGGGACGACGTCGCGCGCGCCTCGGAGAATGTGGAGGCCATTCGACAGCAGATTGCCGATCTCGAGGGGCGGTTGAAGGCGGACCTCACCAAGCTCGATGCGAGAGCACGCGCCACGGGCGACCTCCAGACGCTTGCGGTGCGTCCGCGCAAGGCGGACATCGAGGTCACCTTGGTCGCTCTCGCGTGGGTGCCCGCCACGTCCGCCTGA